One Armatimonadota bacterium genomic window carries:
- a CDS encoding DUF554 family protein — protein sequence MRGTLLNTATVTVGSLIGLAIGKFIPADAQGIALNGLGLVVVGIGVKMFLGSKNTLIVAGSIALGGILGYLLHIQTGLDQLAIWVKTSVGGGGRFSEGLVAAVVLFCVGPMTILGCLQDGLEGKSELLALKSTMDGVAALFFTVAYGVGVLFSAAFVLIIQGALTLAAKPLSFLREDSELLAEFEGTGGPIMIAIALSLLDVKRLPTANYLPALLLAPLTVLAVRRLSSRRAGAESMKSEA from the coding sequence ATGAGGGGAACGCTACTGAATACGGCGACGGTGACAGTGGGCTCGCTGATCGGGCTTGCGATTGGGAAGTTTATTCCGGCCGATGCGCAGGGAATTGCGCTGAACGGGTTGGGGCTTGTGGTGGTGGGCATCGGCGTCAAGATGTTTTTGGGTTCGAAGAACACGCTGATCGTGGCGGGCTCCATCGCGCTAGGCGGCATTTTGGGTTACTTGCTCCACATTCAGACCGGGTTGGACCAATTGGCAATTTGGGTAAAGACCTCGGTTGGTGGCGGCGGTCGGTTTAGCGAGGGTCTGGTGGCGGCGGTGGTGCTATTCTGCGTGGGACCGATGACCATCTTGGGATGCTTGCAGGATGGGCTGGAAGGGAAGAGCGAACTGCTTGCGCTGAAGTCGACGATGGACGGGGTGGCGGCGCTGTTCTTTACGGTCGCCTACGGCGTTGGCGTGCTGTTTTCGGCGGCGTTCGTGCTGATCATCCAAGGCGCTTTGACGCTGGCGGCCAAGCCGCTGTCGTTTTTGCGCGAGGATTCGGAGCTCTTGGCCGAGTTTGAGGGGACAGGCGGGCCGATTATGATTGCGATTGCTCTGTCGCTATTGGATGTGAAACGGCTTCCGACGGCAAACTATCTTCCGGCGCTGTTGCTTGCGCCTCTGACGGTGCTGGCTGTCCGCCGTCTTTCTTCTCGTCGTGCGGGTGCCGAGTCCATGAAATCAGAAGCATAA